One window of the Herbiconiux sp. L3-i23 genome contains the following:
- a CDS encoding ABC transporter substrate-binding protein, whose protein sequence is MPLNHPLARTITRTALGIASVGAVTIALVGCSTASGGAASGDTITLSMQNPDVQTADPATWAIVEAFEEANPDIDVQVTGEAVAEHLQKLSIAAQSDTLPDIFWVYKSTAEEMLEADKLLDLAPMLDELGITERLPESTVTNFSSGDVIYGVPYQGLLTGLWYNEQILAENGLELPTTFDELLTVAETLSAKGITTISNGANQSSFSVWSFLVDLERFGFSEKIDAILDGSESYNNEDFLRLYEHIAELRDAGAFASNVSTQTYQQAVDQFTSGNAAMLDAGVWASSAIQESEVGPNAGFWVGPQFDDGVGEQNIVMNVASAPFAVSAKVGDNEEKLDAVTKFIEFYYSDEAQQLLVDNGQPPVTDYTPQLDAESQSVLEAALDASVANGVTSPESQPDLLVSTPVANAMYDSIYGVIQNQLTPEEALNLVQTAIDAE, encoded by the coding sequence ATGCCCTTGAATCACCCCCTCGCCCGAACAATCACTCGCACTGCACTCGGCATCGCATCGGTGGGTGCCGTGACCATCGCGCTCGTCGGCTGCAGCACCGCGAGCGGTGGGGCCGCCAGCGGCGACACCATCACGCTGTCGATGCAGAACCCCGACGTCCAGACCGCCGACCCGGCGACGTGGGCCATCGTCGAGGCCTTCGAAGAGGCCAATCCCGACATCGACGTCCAGGTGACGGGCGAAGCGGTCGCCGAGCACCTGCAGAAGCTCTCGATTGCGGCTCAAAGCGACACGCTCCCCGACATCTTCTGGGTCTACAAGTCGACCGCCGAGGAAATGCTCGAAGCCGACAAGCTGCTCGACCTCGCCCCGATGCTCGACGAGCTCGGCATCACCGAGCGACTGCCCGAGAGCACGGTCACCAACTTCTCATCCGGCGACGTGATCTACGGCGTCCCCTACCAGGGACTGCTGACGGGCCTCTGGTACAACGAGCAGATCCTGGCGGAGAACGGTCTCGAGCTTCCCACCACCTTCGACGAGCTCCTCACCGTGGCAGAGACTCTGAGCGCGAAGGGCATCACCACCATCTCGAACGGCGCCAACCAGTCGTCGTTCAGCGTGTGGAGCTTCCTCGTCGATCTCGAGCGCTTCGGCTTCTCCGAGAAGATCGACGCCATCCTCGACGGCTCCGAGAGCTACAACAACGAGGACTTCTTGCGTCTTTACGAGCACATCGCCGAGCTCCGCGATGCCGGCGCGTTCGCTTCGAACGTCTCCACCCAGACCTACCAGCAGGCGGTCGACCAGTTCACCAGCGGCAACGCGGCGATGCTCGACGCGGGCGTCTGGGCGTCGAGCGCGATCCAGGAATCGGAAGTCGGGCCCAATGCAGGCTTCTGGGTCGGCCCCCAGTTCGATGACGGCGTCGGCGAGCAGAACATCGTCATGAACGTCGCGTCGGCACCATTCGCAGTGAGCGCGAAGGTCGGCGACAACGAGGAGAAGCTCGACGCCGTCACGAAATTCATCGAGTTCTACTACAGCGACGAAGCACAGCAGCTGCTCGTCGACAACGGTCAGCCTCCCGTCACCGACTACACGCCTCAGCTCGACGCTGAGTCCCAGTCGGTGTTGGAGGCGGCGCTCGACGCGTCCGTCGCGAACGGTGTCACCAGCCCCGAGTCGCAGCCCGACCTGTTGGTATCGACGCCCGTCGCCAACGCGATGTACGACAGCATCTACGGCGTCATCCAGAACCAGCTGACGCCCGAGGAGGCGCTGAACCTGGTGCAGACCGCGATCGACGCAGAGTAG
- a CDS encoding carbohydrate ABC transporter permease, translating into MIWISSRWKILLMLAPALIFFSLFIVYPVLYSLGFSFTKFQGFGTPEFIGLDNYAALGADPFFWQSLQNTIVILVVSIALLVPASFALALLLRRKIAGGGALRALVFGPAIIAPILVGLIWVFILDPKIGLLNRVLGFMGVAPIQWIGGDTLTPYAVSLVFIWSSIGFAMTIFYAGLQQLPHDVMEASALDGASGWQQLRFVTIPMMKETFAIVTILMITNVFKIFELVFVLTGGGPVHRSETLVSYMYFVTFTNQQYGLGMAIAVVVTLLGAAVSIGYLALSRGRRTA; encoded by the coding sequence GTGATCTGGATCAGCTCGCGCTGGAAGATCCTCCTGATGCTCGCCCCGGCGCTCATCTTCTTCTCGTTGTTCATCGTCTACCCGGTGCTGTATTCGCTCGGGTTCAGCTTCACCAAGTTCCAGGGCTTCGGCACTCCGGAGTTCATCGGGCTCGACAACTACGCGGCTCTCGGCGCCGATCCTTTCTTCTGGCAGTCGCTGCAGAACACCATCGTCATCCTCGTGGTCAGCATCGCCCTACTGGTGCCCGCTTCGTTCGCGCTGGCACTGCTACTCAGAAGGAAGATCGCGGGCGGAGGCGCGCTGCGTGCCCTCGTGTTCGGGCCGGCGATCATCGCGCCGATCCTCGTCGGCCTCATCTGGGTCTTTATCCTCGACCCCAAGATCGGTTTGTTGAACCGAGTGCTCGGCTTCATGGGAGTCGCTCCCATTCAGTGGATCGGTGGCGACACGCTCACCCCCTACGCGGTCTCGCTCGTGTTCATCTGGAGCAGCATCGGCTTCGCGATGACGATCTTCTATGCCGGTTTGCAGCAGCTCCCCCACGACGTGATGGAGGCCAGCGCCCTCGATGGGGCGAGCGGCTGGCAGCAGCTGCGGTTCGTCACCATCCCGATGATGAAGGAGACTTTCGCCATCGTGACGATCCTCATGATCACCAACGTCTTCAAGATCTTCGAGCTGGTGTTCGTACTCACTGGCGGCGGTCCGGTGCACCGCTCCGAGACTCTCGTCAGCTACATGTACTTCGTCACCTTCACCAATCAGCAGTACGGGCTCGGCATGGCGATCGCCGTGGTCGTCACCCTCCTCGGCGCGGCCGTCTCGATCGGCTACCTCGCGCTTTCCCGCGGACGGAGAACAGCATGA
- a CDS encoding carbohydrate ABC transporter permease, which yields MTSTSIDAELRPLSEVAQKPPRSTPGRRPRRTVAIVLGILAYLVTFLIVLPLFWIVLLSFQPSGNILGNPFSFTELTFDNYINAIGSLPLVQMYSNTIFIALVSVTVGAAISFMAAFALTRMIFRRRRLQSALRFYLLAGLAVPVYILLFPVYRLDLSLGVFGTYAALILPYIAVSIPFNTLLLTGFLREFPSEIEEAAIIDGAGLWRLCWSVVLPLMRPVIATVLIFNVVYVFNEFPFASILINNPDMSTISLAVSRFKGQYTVDYGAMMASATLVLLPQLIIYALFQRHVIAGMTVGAVKG from the coding sequence ATGACCTCGACCAGCATCGACGCAGAACTGCGACCCCTCTCCGAGGTCGCACAGAAGCCTCCCCGCTCCACTCCGGGACGCCGCCCGCGGAGGACGGTCGCGATCGTCCTCGGGATTCTGGCCTACCTCGTCACGTTCCTCATCGTGCTCCCCCTCTTCTGGATCGTTCTGCTGTCGTTCCAGCCGAGCGGCAACATCCTGGGCAACCCGTTCTCGTTCACCGAGCTCACCTTCGACAACTACATCAACGCGATCGGGTCGCTGCCGCTCGTCCAGATGTACTCGAACACCATCTTCATCGCGCTCGTGTCGGTAACGGTCGGAGCGGCGATCTCGTTCATGGCAGCCTTCGCACTGACCCGGATGATCTTCCGCCGACGCCGGCTGCAGTCCGCACTGCGCTTCTACCTTCTCGCGGGCCTCGCGGTGCCGGTCTACATTCTGCTGTTCCCCGTCTACCGCCTCGACCTCTCACTCGGGGTGTTCGGCACGTACGCGGCGCTGATCCTGCCCTACATCGCGGTCAGCATCCCCTTCAACACCCTGCTGCTGACGGGCTTCCTGCGCGAGTTCCCCAGCGAGATCGAGGAAGCGGCCATCATCGACGGCGCAGGGTTGTGGCGCTTGTGCTGGTCGGTGGTCCTGCCTCTCATGAGGCCGGTCATCGCGACCGTGCTCATCTTCAATGTGGTGTACGTCTTCAACGAGTTTCCGTTCGCATCGATCCTCATCAACAACCCGGACATGAGCACGATCTCGCTCGCCGTCTCGCGGTTCAAGGGGCAGTACACGGTGGATTACGGCGCGATGATGGCGTCCGCCACCCTCGTGCTCCTCCCCCAGCTGATCATCTACGCCCTGTTCCAGCGTCATGTCATCGCCGGTATGACCGTCGGGGCCGTCAAGGGCTGA
- a CDS encoding YbaK/EbsC family protein, giving the protein MKLDLTQALRRPDLLAPTVAEGLVGLDRADEVRVAAIDGSLADTAAFCDAHDVGLDISANCVVVAGRRGEVTRFAACMVLATTRLDVNGTVRKLLDARKASFARMDEALALSGMEYGGITPIGVPADWALYVDSRIPPLDQVVVGAGIRAAKIVLPGSVLLELPNAQLIEGLAVDIVPAEAS; this is encoded by the coding sequence GTGAAGCTCGACCTGACGCAGGCCCTGCGCCGCCCGGATCTTCTCGCGCCAACGGTCGCGGAAGGCCTCGTCGGGCTCGACCGCGCCGACGAAGTCCGGGTCGCCGCGATCGACGGCTCCCTCGCGGACACCGCCGCGTTCTGCGATGCCCACGACGTCGGCCTCGACATCTCGGCGAACTGCGTCGTCGTGGCGGGGCGTCGCGGCGAAGTCACTCGGTTCGCCGCGTGCATGGTGCTCGCGACCACCCGACTCGACGTGAACGGCACGGTCCGGAAGCTGCTCGACGCCCGCAAGGCGAGCTTCGCGCGGATGGACGAGGCGCTCGCCCTCTCCGGGATGGAATACGGCGGGATCACCCCGATCGGCGTCCCCGCCGACTGGGCGCTCTACGTCGACAGCAGGATCCCCCCGCTCGATCAGGTCGTCGTCGGCGCCGGGATCCGCGCGGCGAAGATCGTCCTCCCCGGCTCGGTGCTCCTCGAACTCCCGAACGCGCAGCTCATCGAGGGGCTCGCGGTCGACATCGTGCCTGCCGAGGCGAGCTGA
- a CDS encoding aldo/keto reductase, with translation MPTTESTNASASGTFTIGGDLTVNRLGYGTMQLTGDGVWGWPDDREGAVRVLRRATELGINLIDTADVYGPYVTDAFIREALHPYADGLVIATKVGHTRQGPNEWTPLGRPSYIRQQTELNLRNLGVDRIDLLQLHRIDPEVPVEDTVGEMKKLQDEGKVRHIGLSEVTIEEIERARTVAEIVSVQNLFNLTYRKSEDVLDYAEANGIAFIPWFPLATGKLTGEGSVLSSIAEEHGSTPSQLALAWLLRRSPVVLPIPGTKSVAHLEENVAGAAIELTDAEFERMNALS, from the coding sequence ATGCCTACGACTGAGAGCACGAACGCATCCGCTTCGGGAACCTTCACCATCGGTGGTGACCTGACCGTCAACCGTCTCGGCTACGGCACCATGCAGCTGACCGGCGACGGCGTCTGGGGTTGGCCGGACGACCGCGAGGGCGCCGTCCGTGTGCTCCGCCGCGCCACCGAGCTCGGTATCAACCTCATCGACACCGCCGACGTGTACGGCCCCTATGTGACCGACGCCTTCATCCGAGAAGCGCTGCACCCGTACGCCGATGGTCTCGTCATCGCCACCAAGGTCGGGCACACCCGCCAGGGTCCGAACGAGTGGACTCCGCTCGGCCGTCCGTCCTACATCCGCCAGCAGACCGAGCTGAACCTGCGCAACCTCGGCGTCGACCGGATCGACCTGCTGCAGCTGCACCGCATCGACCCCGAGGTGCCGGTCGAGGACACGGTCGGGGAGATGAAGAAGCTGCAGGACGAGGGCAAGGTTCGCCACATCGGGCTCTCCGAGGTCACGATCGAGGAGATCGAGCGCGCTCGCACGGTCGCCGAGATCGTGAGCGTGCAGAACCTGTTCAACCTCACCTACCGCAAGTCGGAGGACGTGCTCGACTACGCGGAGGCGAACGGCATCGCCTTCATCCCGTGGTTCCCACTGGCCACCGGCAAGCTGACGGGCGAGGGCAGCGTGCTCAGCTCCATCGCCGAGGAGCACGGCTCGACGCCGAGCCAGCTCGCGCTCGCCTGGCTGCTGCGTCGGTCGCCCGTCGTGCTGCCCATCCCGGGCACGAAGTCGGTCGCGCATCTGGAAGAGAACGTTGCCGGTGCGGCGATCGAGCTGACGGACGCCGAGTTCGAGCGGATGAACGCCCTCTCCTGA
- a CDS encoding UPF0182 family protein, giving the protein MPLVTTSAAAAPRRRNRSALAITAAIVAALLVGFFIFAGLYADVLWYDQLGFRQVLFTEWGSGVALFVIGFLGMAVPIFLSIFFAYRFRPVYARPGAQLDRYQQAIEPLRRLATFGVPIVIGLFAGVSAATRWQTALLYFNRTPTGETDPQFGLDISFYLFELPFIHGVVGFASAVVLVAGLIGLATSYLYGAIRVAGREVRFAKAARIQIAITAAIYVALQAVSIWLDQYVTLSTAGDLITGASYTDVNAVIPGRQIIAGIALVVAVLFVVTAVIGRWRLPVIGTALLIVSSLVIGSLAPWVVQRFQVQPSELSLERPYIQRNIDMTREAYGVADIETVPYEATTDAEPGALRADAETTANIRILDPAVVSPSFNQLQRFRQYYAFPADLDVDRYELDGQTTDAVVAVRELNQEGLGDSQTWYNRTVVYTHGYGMVAAFGNQRSSDGQPVFLESDIPSTGELGEFEPRVYFGENSPAYSIVGAPASDDPIELDYPSGGGEDSQVYTTFDGEGGPSVGNWFNKLIYALKFQSEQIFLSDAVNSDSQILYDRDPRERVQKVAPYLTIDSDAYPTVVDGRLKWVVDAYTTASSYPYSRVQSLSDAIADSFTPTPSYAVDDVNYIRNSVKATVDAYDGSVELFVWDENDPVIQSWQKVFPTTLTPMTEMSAELMSHVRYPQDLFKVQRAILGTYHVTDAGSWYQADDAWRTPADPTQPSTTDVLQPPYYLTMQVPGTEAPSYSLYSTYIPRQGNAGGQSVLTGYLAVDSDAGGTAGEKSANYGKLTLLELPKDDTVPGPGQVQNTFNSDTNVANELNLLRQGGSDVVQGNLLTLPVGGGLLYVQPVYVQSSGETQLPLLRRVLVSFGDRVAFEDTLDAALDVLFGGDSGADAGDTDVPETTPGTDDGADTPDPGTDTGTGGGTAVSAELRQALADANQALQDRAAAYAANDLVAAAEADGRLQAALERAIAAGG; this is encoded by the coding sequence ATGCCGCTCGTGACGACCTCTGCCGCCGCCGCGCCCCGCCGCCGTAATCGCTCTGCTCTCGCAATCACCGCTGCCATCGTGGCCGCGCTGCTCGTCGGGTTCTTCATCTTCGCCGGCCTTTACGCCGACGTCCTCTGGTACGACCAGCTCGGTTTCCGACAGGTGCTGTTCACCGAATGGGGCTCGGGCGTCGCGCTTTTCGTGATCGGCTTCCTGGGGATGGCGGTGCCGATCTTCCTCAGCATCTTCTTCGCCTACCGGTTCCGGCCGGTGTATGCCCGTCCTGGCGCCCAGCTCGACCGCTACCAGCAGGCCATCGAGCCGCTGCGCCGCCTCGCCACTTTCGGCGTTCCGATCGTGATCGGCCTCTTCGCGGGCGTGTCCGCGGCGACGCGCTGGCAGACAGCGCTGCTGTACTTCAACCGCACGCCGACAGGGGAGACCGACCCGCAGTTCGGTCTCGACATCTCCTTCTATCTGTTCGAGCTGCCGTTCATCCACGGCGTCGTGGGCTTCGCCTCGGCCGTCGTGCTCGTCGCCGGCCTGATCGGGCTCGCCACCTCGTACCTGTACGGCGCGATCCGCGTCGCCGGCCGTGAGGTGCGGTTCGCGAAGGCGGCGCGCATCCAGATCGCCATCACCGCCGCGATCTACGTGGCGCTGCAGGCGGTCAGCATCTGGCTCGACCAGTACGTGACCCTCTCCACCGCCGGCGATCTCATCACCGGTGCGAGCTACACCGACGTCAACGCCGTCATCCCGGGTCGCCAGATCATCGCGGGCATCGCCCTCGTCGTCGCGGTGCTGTTCGTCGTCACCGCCGTCATCGGCCGCTGGCGTCTCCCCGTGATCGGCACCGCGCTCCTCATCGTGTCGAGCCTCGTGATCGGTTCGCTCGCTCCGTGGGTCGTGCAGCGCTTCCAGGTGCAGCCGTCCGAGCTCTCGCTCGAGCGCCCCTACATTCAGCGCAACATCGACATGACCCGCGAGGCATACGGTGTCGCCGACATCGAGACGGTGCCTTACGAGGCGACCACCGACGCCGAGCCCGGCGCCCTGCGCGCCGATGCCGAGACGACGGCGAACATCCGCATTCTCGACCCCGCGGTCGTGTCGCCGTCGTTCAACCAGCTGCAGCGTTTCCGCCAGTACTACGCCTTCCCCGCCGACCTCGACGTCGACCGGTACGAGCTCGACGGTCAGACGACCGACGCGGTCGTCGCGGTGCGCGAGCTCAACCAGGAGGGTCTCGGTGACTCGCAGACCTGGTACAACCGCACCGTCGTCTACACGCACGGCTACGGCATGGTCGCGGCGTTCGGCAACCAGCGCTCGTCGGACGGCCAGCCGGTCTTCCTCGAGTCGGACATCCCGTCGACCGGTGAGCTCGGCGAGTTCGAGCCCCGCGTGTACTTCGGCGAGAACTCGCCCGCCTACTCGATCGTCGGCGCTCCGGCGAGCGACGACCCGATCGAGCTCGACTACCCGTCGGGCGGCGGCGAGGACTCGCAGGTCTACACGACCTTCGACGGCGAGGGCGGCCCCTCGGTCGGCAACTGGTTCAACAAGCTGATCTACGCGCTGAAGTTCCAGTCCGAGCAGATCTTCCTGTCGGACGCGGTGAACAGCGACTCGCAGATCCTCTACGACCGCGACCCGCGTGAGCGCGTGCAGAAGGTCGCCCCGTACCTGACGATCGATTCGGACGCCTACCCGACCGTTGTCGACGGGCGCCTCAAGTGGGTCGTCGACGCGTACACGACCGCCTCGTCGTACCCGTACTCGCGGGTGCAGAGCCTGTCCGATGCGATCGCAGACAGCTTCACCCCGACGCCGAGCTACGCGGTGGATGACGTGAACTACATCCGCAACTCGGTGAAGGCCACGGTCGACGCGTACGACGGTTCGGTCGAGCTGTTCGTCTGGGACGAGAACGACCCGGTCATCCAATCGTGGCAGAAGGTGTTCCCGACGACGCTCACCCCGATGACGGAGATGTCGGCCGAGCTGATGAGCCACGTCCGCTACCCGCAGGACCTGTTCAAGGTGCAGCGCGCCATCCTCGGCACGTACCACGTGACCGACGCTGGCTCCTGGTACCAGGCGGACGACGCCTGGCGCACGCCGGCAGACCCGACTCAGCCGTCGACCACCGACGTGCTGCAGCCGCCGTACTACCTGACCATGCAGGTGCCGGGCACGGAGGCGCCGTCGTACTCGCTGTATTCGACGTACATTCCGCGTCAGGGCAACGCCGGTGGTCAGAGCGTTCTGACCGGTTATCTCGCGGTCGACTCGGATGCCGGCGGCACGGCGGGGGAGAAGTCCGCGAACTACGGCAAGCTCACCCTGCTCGAGCTCCCGAAGGACGACACCGTCCCCGGCCCCGGTCAGGTGCAGAACACGTTCAACTCCGACACGAATGTCGCGAACGAGCTGAACCTGCTCCGCCAGGGTGGATCCGATGTGGTCCAGGGCAACCTGCTGACCCTGCCGGTCGGTGGCGGTCTGCTCTACGTGCAGCCGGTGTACGTGCAGTCGAGCGGTGAGACGCAGCTGCCCCTGCTGCGTCGCGTGCTGGTGTCGTTCGGCGACCGGGTCGCGTTCGAGGACACGCTCGACGCCGCGCTCGATGTGCTGTTCGGCGGCGACTCGGGTGCCGACGCGGGTGACACGGATGTGCCGGAGACGACTCCGGGCACCGACGATGGCGCTGATACGCCCGACCCCGGAACCGACACGGGTACCGGCGGCGGCACCGCGGTCTCCGCCGAGTTGCGTCAGGCTCTCGCCGATGCGAACCAGGCTCTGCAGGACCGCGCCGCCGCGTACGCCGCCAACGACCTGGTGGCCGCCGCAGAGGCCGACGGCCGTCTGCAGGCCGCCCTCGAGCGGGCGATCGCCGCGGGCGGCTGA